Proteins encoded in a region of the Triticum dicoccoides isolate Atlit2015 ecotype Zavitan chromosome 3A, WEW_v2.0, whole genome shotgun sequence genome:
- the LOC119271585 gene encoding adenylate-forming reductase 06235-like, whose product MDEQGPAAKPMGMAIKFSSCRGVAFEIKPSPASPFALDTAASPSDSPPAESGGGRWVWFPQPFNRNYSTTSFLTARSRASTHFCDLDDISDGDTDDESVATDEEMSLTAADVSRVQSRRSNAPAKPVRAAAGHSRLGVILLDQGLFTVYKRLFMLCIALNAAGLAAAATGRFPYAKRHAAVFAIGNILALTLCRSEAVLRGVFWLTVALLGRPWVPVAVKTGVTAILQSLGGVHSGCGMSSLAWLVYALVQALELRGVTPPEIVSVASAILGLVALSCLAAFPLVRHLHHNVFERTHRFAGWSALALLWAFVMLTAGYNPAIRSYHRLTVASLAKRQELWLTAAITFFTFLPWLTVRRVPVTVTAPSTRASIITFQGGVKAGLLGRISRSPLSEWHAFGIISDDRDTHAMLAGAVGDFTRGLVSDPPSHLWVRTVHFAGLPYLISMYQRVTMVATGSGICVFLSFLMQPSWAEVSLVWVAKDIDANYGDGIRAMVTSNENLGERVIVHDTMTMGRPDVSELAVGAARQWNAEAVVVTSNPEGSRDVVRRCKKAGIPAFGPIWDS is encoded by the coding sequence ATGGACGAACAAGGCCCCGCAGCAAAGCCCATGGGCATGGCCATCAAGTTCTCTAGCTGCCGTGGCGTCGCCTTCGAGATCAAGCCCTCGCCGGCAAGCCCCTTTGCTCTAGACACTGCCGCTAGTCCTTCCGACTCGCCGCCCGCCGAATCCGGCGGCGGCCGATGGGTGTGGTTCCCTCAGCCTTTCAACCGTAATTACTCCACCACGAGCTTTCTCACGGCGCGCAGCCGTGCGAGCACCCACTTCTGCGACCTCGACGACATCAGCGATGGCGACACGGACGATGAGTCTGTCGCTACGGACGAGGAGATGTCCCTCACCGCCGCTGACGTTTCTCGCGTGCAGAGCAGGAGATCCAACGCGCCGGCTAAGCCTGTGAGGGCGGCGGCTGGGCACTCCAGGCTCGGCGTCATACTGCTCGACCAAGGCTTGTTCACCGTTTACAAGCGACTCTTCATGCTCTGCATCGCGCTGAATGCGGCGGGGCTCGCTGCCGCGGCAACCGGCCGCTTCCCTTACGCCAAGCGCCACGCCGCCGTCTTCGCCATCGGGAATATACTGGCGCTCACGCTGTGCCGCTCCGAGGCGGTGCTCCGGGGAGTCTTCTGGCTCACCGTCGCGCTCCTCGGCCGGCCATGGGTGCCGGTCGCCGTAAAGACCGGCGTTACGGCTATCCTCCAGTCCCTCGGCGGTGTCCACAGCGGCTGCGGCATGTCCTCGCTGGCGTGGCTGGTATACGCGCTCGTGCAGGCGCTCGAGCTCCGCGGCGTGACGCCACCCGAGATCGTGAGCGTCGCGTCCGCAATACTCGGCCTGGTTGCACTCTCGTGCCTCGCGGCATTTCCGCTCGTGCGCCACCTCCATCACAACGTGTTCGAGCGTACGCACCGATTCGCTGGCTGGAGCGCGCTCGCACTGCTCTGGGCTTTCGTCATGCTCACTGCTGGCTACAACCCGGCAATCAGATCTTACCACAGGCTGACCGTAGCCTCCCTGGCTAAGCGCCAAGAGCTATGGCTGACGGCCGCCATCACCTTCTTCACCTTCCTCCCGTGGCTCACCGTGCGCCGCGTGCCGGTCACGGTCACCGCGCCGTCTACCCGCGCGTCCATCATAACCTTCCAAGGCGGCGTCAAGGCCGGCCTGCTCGGTCGCATCAGCCGCTCGCCGCTCTCCGAGTGGCACGCCTTCGGCATCATCTCCGACGACAGGGACACTCACGCCATGCTCGCTGGCGCAGTGGGAGACTTCACCCGGGGCctcgtctccgacccgcccagccACCTTTGGGTACGTACAGTCCACTTCGCCGGGCTGCCCTACCTCATCAGCATGTACCAGAGAGTCACCATGGTCGCGACCGGCTCCGGCATATGCGTGTTCCTGTCGTTCCTTATGCAACCAAGTTGGGCGGAGGTATCTCTGGTCTGGGTGGCCAAGGACATCGACGCCAACTACGGCGACGGGATAAGAGCCATGGTGACGAGCAACGAGAACCTTGGAGAGCGTGTGATCGTGCACGACACGATGACCATGGGGCGTCCGGATGTCTCGGAGCTGGCCGTTGGCGCGGCACGACAGTGGAAcgcggaggcggtggtggtgacGAGCAACCCGGAGGGGAGCAGGGACGTCGTGAGGAGATGCAAGAAGGCCGGCATCCCGGCGTTTGGTCCTATCTGGGACTcttga